A window of the Bacteriovorax sp. PP10 genome harbors these coding sequences:
- a CDS encoding twitch domain-containing radical SAM protein, which yields MHNDISSIEESIKKLNAVSPSFCMAKWMHSTIHLNLGRTHSCHLPNHHKIPVNEITKNPASLHNTSFKKDIRKMMLKGQRPAECQTCWDIEDLPEKRYSDRHFRGQDQWVKPFYDKVISQKWDKDINPTYLEVSFSSTCNFKCSYCGPTYSTAWIQEVEEKGPYKLSEHEYQSLSELRKQGQMPITDNVNPYVEAFWEWWPTLKHDLLNFRITGGEPLLSVDTFKVLSMIDEEPLPKVELSVNSNLGIPDKQFEKFIALTKSIVENKKVRHFIVHTSLDTYGAQAEYIRNGLDFKKFENYVERYLTELPRSDISFTCTFNALSIVSFIKYLEWIISLRKRFCQDGRHIYMDIPHLKYPTFQSCAVLTNDYADKIRKIVEFMETREHPVYGIKSAETLKMRRILDWIESKRPQTPQQEKELERNQINFYLYFSQHDKRRGTDFLRTFSEMHDFYKHCQGLAERASVSSF from the coding sequence ATGCATAATGATATCTCTTCCATTGAAGAATCAATTAAGAAACTCAACGCAGTTTCACCTTCGTTTTGTATGGCCAAGTGGATGCATTCTACGATTCATTTGAATTTAGGGCGAACACATTCGTGTCATTTGCCGAACCATCACAAGATTCCTGTAAATGAAATTACAAAAAATCCCGCGAGCTTGCACAATACATCTTTTAAAAAAGATATAAGAAAAATGATGCTTAAAGGTCAACGTCCAGCTGAATGTCAGACTTGTTGGGACATAGAAGATCTTCCTGAAAAACGCTATAGCGATCGACATTTCAGAGGTCAGGATCAATGGGTAAAGCCTTTCTACGATAAAGTCATTTCCCAAAAATGGGATAAAGATATCAATCCTACTTATCTGGAAGTGAGTTTTAGTTCAACTTGCAATTTTAAGTGCAGTTATTGTGGACCGACCTATTCTACAGCATGGATTCAAGAGGTAGAAGAAAAAGGGCCTTATAAACTTTCTGAACATGAATACCAATCTCTGAGTGAGTTAAGAAAGCAAGGACAGATGCCGATTACCGACAATGTTAATCCATATGTAGAAGCTTTTTGGGAGTGGTGGCCGACACTAAAACACGATTTATTAAATTTTAGAATTACCGGTGGCGAGCCATTATTGAGTGTAGATACTTTTAAAGTGCTATCGATGATTGATGAAGAACCTCTTCCTAAAGTGGAATTGTCTGTAAACTCTAATTTAGGTATTCCTGATAAGCAATTTGAGAAATTTATTGCTCTGACGAAAAGTATTGTTGAGAATAAAAAAGTCAGGCACTTTATCGTTCATACCAGTCTAGATACTTATGGAGCGCAGGCCGAATACATCAGAAATGGTTTAGATTTTAAAAAATTTGAGAACTATGTTGAAAGATATTTAACAGAACTTCCACGTTCTGATATCTCTTTTACCTGTACGTTTAATGCTCTAAGTATCGTTAGTTTTATTAAATACCTTGAGTGGATTATTTCTCTTCGTAAAAGATTTTGTCAGGATGGAAGACATATTTACATGGATATCCCTCACTTAAAATATCCGACATTTCAGTCGTGTGCTGTTTTAACTAATGACTATGCTGATAAGATCAGAAAGATCGTTGAGTTTATGGAGACAAGAGAGCACCCAGTGTATGGGATTAAATCGGCAGAGACTCTTAAGATGAGGCGTATCCTTGACTGGATCGAGTCGAAAAGGCCACAAACACCTCAACAGGAAAAAGAATTAGAACGTAATCAAATTAATTTTTATCTATACTTTAGTCAGCATGACAAAAGACGTGGCACTGATTTCTTAAGAACTTTTTCAGAAATGCATGACTTCTATAAGCACTGCCAAGGCCTTGCTGAACGAGCTTCAGTATCTTCTTTTTAA
- a CDS encoding glycosyltransferase family A protein — MNLTVVIPTHNRNLDVSHLLDSLLKQDLSGLLIEVLVIGNLYDPLLEKLVQSFGQKSHFPIKYFFAGRIGVNSARNIGIEKAESLKIYFLDDDVLIRSPQHLSTLYHLSIAHPNIAAIGGSYHLPEHTRLIDTIYHAICTSWLKEGNQKNGTNRFHLVGGNTLYNKELLEKRLHFNEQITFGGSETELNLKLHVAGDRYLFTDSLDIEHSTHLNIISLINKAIRQGMGRCFHEIIVPEIFWSADNHNPALFLKPTLVTRLDTFMAGFYFALYDFFFHVGYRHGKRQKNGQLSFIAILVCTFQTFFQINSDQVLYLPNSQAKSFHMQDSPALKFREIYHWVKANIWWKICYYLSPKTILHFLKHVGWMISHFIMKCFNFTVWRIVPIVGSIVICSITTFFPFNTIGLRVPYNNAFNALEDFLKRRY; from the coding sequence ATGAATTTGACTGTCGTTATTCCTACTCACAACCGCAATCTCGATGTCTCACATTTGCTTGATTCGTTGTTGAAACAAGACTTATCTGGTCTTCTGATCGAGGTGCTTGTTATTGGGAATCTGTATGATCCACTCCTGGAAAAACTCGTTCAATCATTTGGACAAAAATCTCATTTCCCCATTAAGTATTTTTTTGCAGGTCGCATCGGTGTTAACTCGGCCAGAAATATTGGGATTGAAAAAGCAGAGTCACTAAAAATTTATTTTTTGGATGACGATGTTTTAATTCGTAGCCCTCAGCATTTGAGCACTCTTTATCATTTATCCATTGCACATCCAAATATTGCTGCGATTGGAGGAAGTTATCATTTGCCCGAACACACCAGACTCATTGATACCATTTATCATGCCATTTGCACTTCATGGCTCAAGGAAGGCAATCAAAAAAATGGAACTAATAGATTTCATCTTGTAGGTGGAAATACGTTATATAACAAAGAGCTTTTAGAGAAGCGTTTGCACTTTAACGAGCAGATTACTTTTGGAGGCTCCGAAACAGAGCTTAATTTAAAACTTCATGTTGCTGGCGACAGATATCTTTTTACTGACTCCCTCGATATCGAGCACTCGACTCACTTGAATATAATAAGCTTGATAAACAAAGCGATACGTCAGGGAATGGGAAGATGTTTTCACGAAATCATTGTGCCTGAAATATTCTGGAGCGCGGACAATCATAATCCTGCATTATTTTTAAAACCAACACTAGTGACCAGACTGGATACTTTCATGGCCGGCTTTTACTTTGCTCTTTATGATTTCTTCTTTCATGTAGGTTATCGCCATGGGAAGAGACAAAAAAATGGCCAGTTATCCTTTATTGCTATTTTAGTATGTACCTTTCAAACCTTCTTTCAAATTAACTCTGACCAGGTACTTTATCTTCCTAACTCTCAGGCTAAATCTTTTCATATGCAAGATTCACCTGCCTTAAAATTTAGAGAAATTTATCATTGGGTAAAAGCAAATATCTGGTGGAAGATCTGCTATTACTTATCTCCAAAAACTATTCTTCACTTTCTCAAACACGTGGGATGGATGATTTCTCATTTCATTATGAAATGTTTTAATTTCACTGTCTGGAGAATAGTTCCCATAGTTGGTTCAATCGTCATTTGTAGTATTACAACTTTTTTTCCATTTAATACCATCGGGCTTCGCGTGCCTTACAACAATGCTTTTAATGCTCTCGAGGATTTTTTAAAAAGAAGATACTGA
- a CDS encoding radical SAM protein — protein MLDYNTIETLHIEVTDKCNASCPQCARNQSGGKVNSHLPLVELSLNDIKKIVPVELIHRLKSALFCGNFGDPIVAKETLEILEYFREINSNINLSINTNGSARDVSWWTRLGEVIQNKGNIKFGIDGLADTHALYRKGTDFHKIIRNAEAFIKAGGNAHWDYIVFRHNEHQVEEARALAAQLGFKKFIVKKTGRFFSNSKLEKKDHQDVLDEQNQPIYKIQPPVNPEFHNSSLAREEGLIKQFGSMQSYLETTDVSCKSLQEKSLYVSSEGLIFPCCWTANQMYVWYVPAASTPLHKLLDSHGGPETINAKFNSLESILENPFFKSIQESWSCKSISEGKLQVCAKTCGSSFDQFKDQYL, from the coding sequence ATGTTGGACTACAACACAATTGAGACTCTTCATATTGAAGTGACTGATAAGTGCAACGCAAGTTGTCCTCAATGTGCTCGCAATCAATCCGGTGGAAAAGTTAACTCACATCTTCCTTTGGTAGAATTAAGTCTAAACGACATCAAAAAAATTGTTCCAGTAGAATTAATTCATAGATTAAAATCAGCTCTTTTTTGCGGTAACTTTGGTGATCCCATTGTTGCAAAAGAAACTTTGGAAATCTTAGAATACTTCAGAGAGATTAATTCAAATATCAATTTATCGATTAACACTAATGGCTCGGCCAGAGATGTAAGTTGGTGGACTCGTTTAGGTGAGGTCATTCAGAATAAAGGTAATATCAAGTTTGGAATCGATGGCCTTGCAGATACTCATGCACTTTATCGCAAAGGAACAGATTTTCATAAGATCATTCGTAATGCTGAAGCTTTTATAAAAGCAGGTGGGAATGCACATTGGGACTATATTGTATTCAGACATAACGAACATCAAGTTGAAGAAGCAAGGGCCTTAGCTGCTCAATTGGGATTTAAAAAATTTATCGTTAAAAAAACCGGACGTTTCTTTTCAAATTCAAAACTTGAAAAAAAAGATCATCAAGATGTATTGGATGAACAAAACCAACCAATCTATAAAATTCAGCCACCAGTAAATCCTGAGTTTCACAATTCTAGTTTGGCCAGAGAAGAAGGGTTAATTAAGCAATTTGGAAGTATGCAAAGTTATCTCGAGACGACTGATGTTTCTTGTAAGTCGCTTCAAGAAAAAAGCTTATACGTAAGTTCTGAGGGATTAATTTTTCCATGCTGCTGGACTGCGAATCAGATGTATGTCTGGTATGTTCCGGCCGCTTCGACACCATTACATAAATTACTAGATAGTCACGGGGGACCTGAGACTATTAATGCTAAATTTAATTCCTTAGAATCAATACTTGAAAATCCTTTTTTTAAATCCATTCAAGAGAGTTGGTCATGTAAGAGCATAAGTGAAGGGAAACTTCAGGTATGTGCTAAAACTTGTGGAAGCTCATTTGATCAATTCAAGGATCAGTACCTATGA
- a CDS encoding NAD(P)/FAD-dependent oxidoreductase → MKKTVIIIGAGPAGLTSALLLAREGHLVTVYESDKEYVGGLSRTVLHNGFRFDIGGHRFYTKEKVVSDFWEDILKDDLLRRKRISRIFYKKKFLSYPLNPGELIFKLNPFETLSFMTSFFKTRLFPPKVKDNFENWVISNFGQKLYEAFFKSYTEKVWGIDCSEISSDWAVQRINNLNIYALIKRTIQQFFRLPSADVKSLIEEFDYPKLGPGMLWEKVRDEVVKLNGQIILGTKVISINQVEDNKWTVKLSDGQISEVADDIISTAPLREFIKGIVPEPPKAILDAVNDFTYRSFITVAIMFKGKNHFPDNWIYIHDQRVKVGRIQNYGNWSTYMTPGLDCVCYGLEYFCQRDDTFWKLSDDEMFTLAKKELQILGLEYSENELDFKVIRSPYAYPIYDLSYKERLDNVQKYLNQFENLHPIGRSGLHRYNNQDHSIKTAMLACENINLGQKKFNPWKVNQDAEYIEEIQL, encoded by the coding sequence ATGAAAAAAACTGTCATCATCATAGGTGCCGGACCGGCAGGTCTAACAAGCGCGCTGCTTCTCGCGAGAGAAGGACATCTAGTTACGGTGTATGAATCTGACAAGGAGTATGTGGGTGGGCTTTCACGCACTGTTCTTCATAATGGTTTTCGATTTGACATTGGCGGCCATCGTTTTTATACCAAAGAAAAAGTCGTAAGTGACTTCTGGGAAGACATTCTAAAAGATGATCTCTTAAGAAGAAAAAGAATTTCCCGTATTTTTTACAAAAAGAAATTTCTTTCATATCCACTAAATCCCGGTGAGCTCATTTTTAAACTGAATCCTTTTGAAACATTGTCTTTTATGACGTCTTTCTTTAAAACGCGTCTTTTTCCTCCAAAGGTAAAAGATAATTTTGAAAATTGGGTTATTTCAAACTTCGGTCAAAAATTATATGAAGCCTTTTTTAAATCTTATACTGAAAAAGTATGGGGTATAGACTGTTCTGAAATTTCTTCAGATTGGGCCGTTCAACGAATAAACAATCTGAATATTTACGCCTTGATTAAAAGAACTATCCAGCAATTTTTCAGACTGCCTTCTGCTGATGTTAAAAGCCTAATTGAGGAATTTGATTATCCCAAGCTAGGTCCTGGTATGCTATGGGAAAAAGTCAGAGATGAAGTTGTTAAACTTAATGGCCAGATTATTTTAGGGACCAAGGTAATTTCAATTAATCAGGTAGAAGATAATAAATGGACCGTTAAGTTATCGGATGGCCAGATCAGTGAAGTTGCAGATGATATTATCAGTACAGCTCCATTAAGAGAATTTATTAAAGGGATCGTGCCAGAGCCTCCTAAAGCTATTCTCGATGCTGTTAATGATTTCACTTACAGAAGTTTTATTACCGTGGCCATTATGTTTAAAGGAAAAAATCATTTTCCTGACAATTGGATTTATATCCATGACCAGCGAGTTAAAGTAGGACGAATCCAAAATTATGGAAACTGGTCTACTTATATGACACCAGGACTCGACTGCGTCTGTTACGGACTCGAGTATTTTTGCCAAAGAGATGATACCTTCTGGAAACTTTCTGATGATGAAATGTTTACGCTGGCAAAAAAAGAATTACAAATTTTAGGATTAGAATACTCTGAAAATGAACTAGATTTTAAAGTCATCAGATCTCCGTATGCCTACCCTATTTATGACTTAAGCTACAAAGAAAGACTGGATAATGTTCAAAAATATTTAAATCAATTTGAGAACCTTCATCCTATTGGTCGCAGTGGATTGCACCGCTATAACAATCAAGATCACTCTATCAAAACGGCCATGCTTGCCTGTGAAAATATTAATCTTGGACAGAAGAAATTTAACCCATGGAAGGTTAACCAGGATGCTGAATATATCGAAGAGATTCAACTCTAG
- a CDS encoding nucleotide exchange factor GrpE, whose translation MTENTNETGTEEILNADGEQVETENVENIAPKAKQEEDFKAKYYYLAAEMDNMKRRFDREKENLLKFGNEKLLSNLVGVVDNFDLTVAALKNDNDDKVQNIVKGIDMIRTQLLDTLKQNGLTQVESLGKTFDPNFHEAVAQAPAPGKEDQEIITEYQRGYILNGRLLRASKVVVANNN comes from the coding sequence ATGACAGAAAACACTAACGAAACGGGCACTGAGGAAATTCTAAATGCCGATGGTGAACAGGTAGAAACAGAGAATGTTGAAAACATTGCTCCTAAGGCAAAACAAGAAGAAGACTTCAAAGCAAAATACTATTATTTAGCTGCTGAAATGGACAACATGAAAAGAAGATTCGATCGCGAGAAAGAAAATCTTTTAAAGTTTGGAAATGAAAAACTTCTTTCAAACTTAGTAGGTGTTGTAGATAACTTCGATCTAACAGTTGCCGCTTTAAAAAATGATAATGATGATAAGGTTCAAAATATCGTAAAAGGTATTGATATGATCCGTACGCAACTTTTAGATACATTAAAACAAAACGGACTAACTCAAGTTGAATCTTTAGGGAAAACTTTTGATCCAAACTTCCACGAAGCTGTTGCTCAGGCACCTGCACCAGGGAAAGAAGATCAGGAAATTATCACTGAATACCAACGTGGGTATATTTTAAATGGCCGTCTTTTGAGAGCATCAAAAGTTGTAGTGGCAAATAATAATTAA